In Carcharodon carcharias isolate sCarCar2 chromosome 37, sCarCar2.pri, whole genome shotgun sequence, one genomic interval encodes:
- the LOC121272955 gene encoding uncharacterized protein LOC121272955 yields the protein MSSNGEDDEIKISVSPVINCKNPCSHELCRGSEGTTITSHSWGRSCKRAWDSSPECNEMHPDLSSLESLFDWTCSVSRVRTDGTDLMDKDVNQGTCPVLKEKGKMPCPLGEVKDQEPCPQSKVIGKGLCSLCKINGEGSCPLGKFKDQGSCPLGKFKDQGSWPLGKVTDEESCPWGKVKDKGSCPLGKFKDQRSCLLDQVKAERSCPLGPSPLRWMWEGFSVERYAPRRRPEATTAGGSKVRPGGLFQIGPHSEREKQRPGTAETPGACRRAPTPQCASVPCDPQAAVGVSTGPGRAAPAARRQVDESRRRARAAVSEAAPPGNGVPVTGATGFERPARARPYNCQQRALDACREFLRQYWEVLDATPCRCAGGRGAGDQRRPLPGQFQSKVTKLVEQRHELIRKNIMERERQELMEQKKLLKERMKRKKIGRLIAARICVCEMDKWRRTQARKRLQCFRKYNREQAARYQAELREMKERVAQAPFLFEQVIQNNVRGTINRLFSKVLQKVCLDEELVCKLGTADCESETQLIELEAKTGDWEGVCAVSHGEQQCHTAREEPLCDHDGDSTNGPRTDPAIDC from the exons ATGTCG TCTAATGGGGAGGATGATGAAATCAAGATCAGTGTGTCACCAGTGATCAACTGTAAGAATCCATGCAGTCATGAACTCTGCCGAGGTAGTGAAGGTACAACGATAACCAGCCACTCATG GGGAAGGTCGTGCAAACGGGCTTGGGATTCAAGTCCAGAATGTAATGAAATGCATCCAGACTTGTCCAGTCTAGAGTCCCTGTTCGATTGGACTTGCTCCGTGAGCAGGGTCCGGACTGATGGGACGGACCTAATGGACAAAGATGTGAATCAAGGGACATGCCCGGTGCTCAAGGAGAAGGGTAAAATGCCATGCCCCCTGGGCGAGGTCAAGGATCAAGAGCCGTGCCCTCAGAGCAAGGTCATCGGGAAAGGGTTATGCTCCCTGTGCAAGATCAATGGTGAGGGGTCGTGCCCCCTGGGCAAGTTCAAAGATCAAGGGTCGTGCCCCCTGGGCAAGTTCAAGGATCAAGGGTCGTGGCCCTTGGGCAAGGTCACGGATGAAGAGTCGTGCCCCTGGGGCAAGGTCAAGGATAAAGGGTCGTGCCCCCTGGGCAAGTTCAAGGATCAGAGATCGTGCCTCCTGGACCAGGTCAAGGCTGAAAGGTCGTGCCCCCTTGGCCCCTCCCCCCTGCGCTGGATGTGGGAGGGGTTTTCCGTGGAGCGCTACGCCCCCCGCCGACGGCCGGAGGCAACTACAGCCGGAGGGTCAAAGGTCAGACCGGGAGGACTCTTCCAAATCGGCCCCCACTCGGAGAGGGAGAAGCAGCGGCCGGGGACCGCCGAGACCCCCGGCGCGTGCCGGCGAGCCCCCACCCCTCAGTGCGCCTCCGTCCCCTGCGATCCGCAGGCAGCGGTCGGGGTCAGCACAGGCCCGGGCCGCGCTGCTCCCGCCGCCCGGCGGCAGGTGGACGAGTCAAGGCGACGTGCGCGCGCAGCCGTCAGTGAGGCCGCACCCCCTGGCAACGGCGTTCCGGTCACCGGGGCAACCGGCTTCGAGCGTCCGGCTCGTGCGCGGCCGTACAACTGTCAGCAGCGGGCCCTGGACGCCTGCCGGGAATTCCTGCGGCAGTACTGGGAAGTTCTGGATGCCACGCCCTGCCGCTGCGCGGGTGGCAGGGGAGCGGGCGACCAGCGGAGGCCGCTGCCAGGTCAGTTCCAGTCGAAGGTCACCAAGCTGGTGGAGCAGCGGCACGAACTTATCAG AAAGAAtataatggagagagagagacaagagttgATGGAGCAAAAGAAACTCCTAAAGGAGAGAATGAAGAGGAAGAAGATAGGGAGATTGATTGCTGCTCGAATATGCGTGTGCGAGATGGATAAGTGGAGGAGAACACAGGCCAGAAAAAGACTACAGTGTTTCAG GAAATACAACCGTGAGCAGGCAGCCCGGTACCAGGCCGagctcagggagatgaaggaaaGAGTGGCCCAGGCTCCATTTCTCTTTGAGCAAGTCATCCAG AACAACGTCCGAGGAACCATCAATCGCCTCTTCTCCAAGGTTCTGCAGAAGGTATGCCTGGACGAGGAGCTGGTCTGCAAGCTTGGCACGGCCGACTGCGAGAGTGAAACGCAGCTCATTGAGCTCGAGGCCAAGACCGGTGACTG GGAGGGGGTGTGCGCGGTCAGTCACGGCGAGCAGCAGTGTCACACCGCTCGCGAGGAGCCCCTGTGTGACCACGACGGCGATAGCACGAACGGTCCCAGGACAGATCCGGCCATCgactgttga
- the LOC121272956 gene encoding N-acetyllactosaminide beta-1,3-N-acetylglucosaminyltransferase 2: MNLTQKKCLLWAAWGLLTNLAIFWALWSRRRAPAPEAGPRLRLRLGPGPGPGPGGRPPGAFWKPECPLPSVWNREQAILARGAGPPEAGEAPVPAAGALLPPRQRCRPDTGVAGSFVDFQHLPQQMKDFLLYRRCRAYPLVLEPRAPCRGRPGTPRLLLAIKSQASSFARRQAIRQTWGSGQAGGRLLFLLGQQRGGPPDGHPDLRGLLRYESRRHGDLLQWAFRDTFFNLTLKEVLFLPWLVRRCPGARFVFKGDDDVFVNTGRLLDYLAALGPGEARDLFLGDAILGAAPARDPALKYYVPGAFYRGLYPPYAGGAGVLYSGRLARRLARAARAVPLFPIDDVYTGMCLQRLGLAPTPHPGFRSFGINASDRWDPCAYQQLFMVHRRSPQEMVQLWRLLRQPNITCQ, encoded by the coding sequence ATGAACCTGACGCAGAAGAAGTGCCTCCTGTGGGCGGCCTGGGGCCTCCTGACCAACCTGGCCATCTTCTGGGCGCTGTGGAGCCGGAGGCGGGCGCCGGCGCCGGAGGCGGGACCGAGGCTGAGGCTGAGGCTGGGCCCGGGCCCAGGCCCGGGCCCGGGGGGGAGGCCGCCGGGGGCCTTCTGGAAGCCCGAGTGCCCGCTCCCGTCGGTGTGGAACCGGGAGCAGGCCATCCTGGCCCGGGGGGCCGGGCCGCCGGAGGCGGGGGAGGCCCCGGTCCCGGCGGCGGGGGCCCTCCTCCCGCCCCGGCAGCGCTGCCGGCCCGACACGGGGGTGGCGGGCAGCTTCGTCGACTTCCAGCACCTGCCGCAGCAGATGAAGGACTTCCTGCTGTACCGGCGCTGCCGGGCCTACCCGCTGGTGCTGGAGCCGCGGGCCCCTTGCCGGGGCAGGCCGGGCACCCCGCGGCTGCTGCTGGCCATCAAGAGCCAGGCGTCCAGCTTCGCCCGGCGCCAGGCCATCCGGCAGACCTGGGGCTCGGGCCAGGCGGGGGGCCGGCTGCTCTTCCTGCTGGGCCAGCAGCGGGGGGGCCCGCCCGACGGCCACCCGGACCTGCGGGGGCTGCTGCGCTACGAGAGCCGGCGGCACGGCGACCTGCTGCAGTGGGCCTTCCGCGACACCTTCTTCAACCTGACCCTCAAGGAGGTGCTCTTCCTGCCCTGGCTGGTGCGGCGCTGCCCGGGCGCCCGCTTCGTCTTCAAGGGCGACGACGACGTCTTCGTCAACACCGGCCGCCTGCTCGACTACCTGGCGGCGCTGGGCCCGGGCGAGGCCCGCGACCTCTTCCTGGGCGACGCCATCCTGGGGGCCGCGCCGGCCCGCGACCCGGCCCTCAAGTACTACGTGCCCGGCGCCTTCTACCGCGGCCTCTACCCGCCCTACGCCGGCGGCGCCGGCGTCCTCTACTCGGGCCGCCTGGCCCGCCGCCTGGCCCGCGCCGCCCGCGCCGTCCCCCTCTTCCCCATCGACGACGTCTACACCGGCATGTGCCTGCAGCGCCTGGGCctggcccccaccccccacccgggcTTCCGCAGCTTCGGCATCAACGCCAGCGACCGCTGGGACCCGTGCGCCTACCAGCAGCTCTTCATGGTGCACCGCCGGAGCCCgcaggagatggtgcagctcTGGCGGCTGCTGCGCCAGCCCAACATCACCTGCCAGTGA